DNA from Elaeis guineensis isolate ETL-2024a chromosome 2, EG11, whole genome shotgun sequence:
ACACACTGGCATGTAGACATCTGCCCCACCAATAAGTTCAGTTTGTTTCTCCTCCGTCTTTCTAAGGGTAAAGAAGGCACGCTGGCCACATAACTCACAGCGTGCAGTTAACCTAGTCACAGAATCAGCCAACGGTATGATGTCAAGCACTGAACCAAAACCCCTCCTGCCAGAATCATTTCAACAGCTTTAATATCATAGTACCGCATAATGAATTATTTAAACAAAGTAAAAAGATCACCACTAAGAATAACAAAGGAAAAGGGGGGAAAAGCTTAAAAATATGACAAGGTATTCTACTATGGAGCAATAATTGGTGAACAATGTTAAGTATGCGAAGCTTTTTCAGGAGCCCATCTCTTCCTCCATTGCATTCTTTCTGACAGCAAATATTTTGATGTGTGCAAATGCCTGTCAACTAGTACCTCAAATAATCTCCATCCAAGCCTGCAACAACAACAATCTTCCCATCTCGATCGGCTGCATGACAACAGAAGTCATATAGATCTTCAAAAAACTGGGCTTCATCAATACCAATCACATCTAACTGCCAAAAAATCCTTATTAGAGAAAAAGACTGCAAAAGAACATGCCTGCATCAAATTTAATACGTGAAAAGGATGAAGAGGACATTGCATACAACTACTCAAACTACATCATATCCTTCCATCTAAGGAAATTTACAGCAAAGGCCCAGCAATATAGAGTTACACATGTTAGTACTATTCAGTGTTGATCGCATCAATTTTGTCAATGCACAGGAATTCTAATAGTAACATTTTTGCTAAGAGGTAATGTTGAGCCATAGAAGAGATAAGTATTTGAAATCATAAGGCCTGTTCTCTTGTCAGAAAGCACAGCAAAAATTTGTTCCAACTGGAAATGAAAAGTTACTCATCATGGGAGATTGATCCTTTTCCAGGACtgctacagtaaaaattattctgatagtGTGGATCACCACAAAACAAGAGAAACATCATTCAACTGATTAagaggatataaagttattcCATTATTTCAATTATGATTTGTTAATCACCTAAAAGTCTTGTCCCATCATGAGGTCTGTAGGTAAAGCACCTAAAAAAGCATATAAAAATTGAGTTTAACATAAACTGAAAGTTAAATATCAAATGCCACAAGAATGAGGTCACCactttattttcaaatctgaCTAAGAGCAAATTCCCCCTTGAAAGATTAACCCAGTTCAAATAGTCGTCACTAACTTGATCAATTTGTTGCTAAACAACATACTAAAAGAACTGACGAAGGGGTGAAAGAGTTAAACCTTTCATATGAACATCAACATACCCTATGAACGTAATATAACAAATTAAGTCATTGCAAATCAACCATATCCCTCATATATTACTAATTACTTCATGAGGCGGGAAACAAAAAATTAGGTTAGTTCGGCTAAATCctaagttatttaaattttttagtttCCTTTTCTTCTGGTTAAAAAATGGCAAGCAGTTTGACCCAACTTGCTTAGTCATTATAAGTTTAATACCAAAAAGTGTAACAGaggccaaaatatttttttttcctttgaccttctttttttttttggctgagaATAATGGTGAGAGGACCATCTTTCACATCTGCACTCAGATCCAAACTACCTCTTATCAATAACATAGAGCTCCTACTAGGATAATTATATTACTTTCTGTTAGTTTTTtaactctttttaaaataatgttcTTAAGCCAATTCATGTCAAAACATAGTTACATATAAGGCATTTTCATTAAGCTGTCTCTAAGGAAAATGATGATAATTGAAACTACTACAACGGAAAAAACGAGATCTATAGTGATAAAGATAACATGCAGTAATTTAAAAAGCTTTTATATACCTTATCATAGGCTTCAACCCCCAATTTAGGTTGAAACATTGAAAGCTCCGGCACGGCCCAACAACGCATTTTAGCCCCATCATGTGTCACAATGGAATCCACCGCATATCGCGTATCCTTATTAGATTTTACCATTGCAACCCTTCTGCCAATACAAAATTTAGAATACCCAACCGAACTTAAATCAACataaaatcacaaaaaaaaaagagaaaaaaacaaaCAGATAGCTTGGGTGATCATGATTAATTCTTGTTCTGGGAAAAGATgcaaaattttaaacatattaatGACCTTCCGTTGCTGCTTTCGGACTGGATGCGGCGAAGGAGGGTGGTGGTCTTTCCGGCGAACATCGGGCCAAGGATGACATGGATCTCTCCAGAGCGGTGTCGTGCATCCATGGATGAAATGAAGATTCTAAGGGAAGAGGGCAGGGATTTGGTAGACGGGAATCGGGAGAATGGGAGTTTCGGGTGGGGGTGGAAGAAGGGAGTGGGGGTTTCCAATTTAAAGAGACAGGGCAGCAGGAAGAGATGTTTGATTTGATATGAATGGTTGTTGGATGCGGTGTTtggaattcaaaattttgatttgggAGGAAAGGAGTTTTCTTTTACGTTTTGGAGGGAAACAGAAGGGGCGGGGGTCGATTTGGGGTGGgggttgttttttgttttttattttttttgatggctTCATTAAATCAATTTAGAATAAATATAATTTCATGAGGATcggtaaataaaatattaaaaaatttagtaAGAAAATCGAACAAAGTCATCTAGAAGGTAGGACCTATGTGATTAACCACGTATATCGCCGTCCAATTTACAGTGTTATTTATCTCTCTATAAATATGCGTAACTTTAAAAAATATAGAGTTATCCTCTCTTCCAATAATCTTGTCAAAGTGGACGAGACCCAATATCAAATAGAGTATGTTATCGGGATTATCTATTATCTAACCCAATCTTTCCTTCTCGAATCACAACTAAGTATTTGTTAATGATTTGACAAAACCATCTTAGTGTTAGATGTGTGATCTggaaagtcaattattgactaacatattataatttttaggatataaatttatacttaatttattcaaattaaaaattataaataattatttttattctaaagtaatatatcttaaaatcatccaagaaattaatggtcactaacatatattctcaacagttgagaatttaagacatgtatcattatagattaattcCTAAACTGCTCCCAGTCGATGAGCATCACGGAGACGGTGATTTATCCGACTAAACTGGCATGGATCGCTTTTTTTTGGATAGAcaaatcttgagtctacagtatggagatactagaatgagagtgcaggtgattgttagagaataacggtATTAAGCGTGACCAAAAATGAGAAGTCACATAAAtgcctactcactcatcagtaacttctcgatgctgtagttgtgtgagtggttctttgacctgcgatgttttggttgctcacagtgagattgctgtagtttgactacacataaatatggtcttctagccatatggatccttaTGGTATATGTTGGCTGCAATAGGTTCGTTGTAGAAGTAGGAGTGAacttataaaaaatctatcaaccttaatagttaaaaagtagtcctatgcgaCCTAACCGGCTGAGTCTataagtctgtggccatagcagcgtgattatgaaaaagagttttcatgagatttacAATTAGACTCGAGCCAATTAAGTCAGGCATACGACGGATGCTTAGGATTTGACGAGATTTTATGACCTGCATCCTATCGAAACTTTCGATAGAAGAACttgatcatatgataactacacctagagattcatctttcTGTTCTACTGGATTGGCACTACATGTTGTTGGAtgccactggtggattgtgagagcttattaggatcattttcggatcaacgatccttgttggggtgagttagaattgttccaacccatcgaaaggagttttgatgatattgtgatagaaatcatagtatgtctcactaccaaacagaatagaacttgagggatcacacataaaaggatCTCGTCTTGATCAATAGCttagatcataatcaaattatcaattagattaatgatttagatcaatttgtaagagttaaaaatttgaaaactTCTATTGTAAGCAtaagggacttaattgtaaatgtttCAATATAATTGggcctgattaaattatggatcaagtcttaattaatttaaatcagatttaatttaattaggcttgatttaatttaagattaattgggtttaattattCAAGTAGGATTTGAATTACaatcttgattagatcaggtttgacagtcatttcgaattggatttgttTGAATCCAAATTGGATCCAATTGAAAAAGACCACCTAAGTCCAGACTCTTTGGGCTTCTCTCTCATCTTTCATGTAGAAAGAGGGAGTGGGGGCATGAGAAATCACCAGCTCTTCTCTTGACACATGAAGATATGATGTGgcattaatttgaattcaaatgttgaatttaatttttattcaaatctgaatttGCTCAGATCTGGTTGGAGGTGTGTGGGAGatctttttgtgtgacaaaaaaaatgatgagaaggGAGGGAGTgcattttgcatgcatgaaaggaATGGGGACGCCAAGAGTGGAGGGCTTTCTTTCCCCTTTTGGTCCATACTTcccatttgaatttgattcaaatgtgGAAGAGGATCAAATCTTATCTGGAAGGCATTGAGGGCTGATATTTGTGCGACAAATATAAGGGAAAAACATTGGCGTGCAGGGGTTAAGGATGTTTCAATGAAAATCTACCTTGCCGCCTCTTGTTCTTTCTATCATCCTCATCCCTTCTTTCCTCCCTTTTCACACCTCCTCTAGATGAGAtttgagagagagaaattagagagagaggaagagaagaaaaagatattttcttctcatcttgaTGGTCCCATTTAGATCCCATCAAATCAGTGCGATGAGATTGTGTTGCAGCCCTGTTCTTCGAAATCTTGAAGGAGTTCAGATTCAAGTCAAGGAGCGAGgcttgcaaggtgctagcactctGGTGGTCTTAATGCTCCGATCAGATCATCTTcgtatggataccagcagaggctgAATACTTGCGCGGCTATGTCAGAAATCTCAAGAATCCATAGGATTCGATCAGAGTAAGATAATGAAAAGTGGTTAAGGTAACTATCTTCCTTCCctgattttgattttagatctagttATAAAATTTATTCATGCATGTTAATCGATCCTCAGATGATTTCTTGATTAGATCAAGGCatgattttaatattaaattatttttatatttatcttccACTACTTTCTTTCATGTGATGAAAATTTGCATGCAAATCATCTAGagttccttcaagtggtatcagagccacatcaatttttaacatgcatggaatagattttagatctaaaatttatgatcATGTATGTGATACATGTTGTAGATTTAAATTTTCATATATGTGATGCATGATATAGATCTAGTTTAATGtcttagtagcctaatactcAAAATGGATACATCACCatggccatctgatcataagaggaagcagggactaaagtctctctcttgcCCAATTGACGGATtctcttatggtatgtaggggtaCCACTTGTGATATCTCATAAAGAAGAATCACGAAAAGTTTAACaattttgaaaattgttttcaaaATAAGTTATCCCtaaacattagatctaaaattaagatgtTGAACGATtgatgaaaagtattttcatattattttaatcatcttTTTAAGATCTGATTCGCACGTATGTGATATATGCTtagttagttttagatctgaatttttatatATGCGATATGTGATAGTTAATTCTAggtctaaaaaataaatatatatgtgaCCTAGTATCCATCGTTTACGGCTAGGACTACTGGGGTATCTAATCCCATTTGCTCCCCTAGCTTTCGTCTCTCAGTGTCAGCTATTTTTGCTGGAAAGGAAAAGAACTGATATCCCTTCTACTTATATTATAGTAGTTACTATTCCTAGAGCTAGGGATGTTTCCACTGGTGCggatgatatatgacattaggtttagatctgaaattatttcgagatcataagccattaattcatgcacttgaacctaatctaaaaattaattttagaatttaaaatttaggtTATGCATGAGGGTATGGGTTaaataaattaggtctagtgattgaTCATAATTaggttctttgattagatcaggttagaaccttTGTcgatttgagcagttgatcgaacctgaTCAATTGTTGATCAAGATTGAGTCAAAGGGGCTTGAAATTGAgcttagttgtagttgatcgcatcgatttatattttgatgtgaattgattgactcaagatcaaatttgacttagtggattgaattcaagTAGCTAGACTGACCTATTCGATTCTGAttgactaattggtgtctaaggtaagtccaatattttttatcgatgatttttaattgggagcatacttacctgatcaatttattgatgtctaaggcaagcatcggtggatcctcccactgatctcactattTGGTCAATTTGGTCGGTTAAGCCTTGAGTAAGGTTGCTTAGTCATTCGAGTTCACCTATGCCGGCTAAGTTAgatcagacatgagatgtgctaACCTAAACCAAATTAgatcagacatgagatgtgctgacctaaatcaaattaatcaaatatgagatgtgctgacctaaatcagGTTAGTTAGTCATGAGATGTGCTGATCTGAACTAGACCTGTCATTTAcatgagatatgtgtcattatatAAAAGATGTTAGAAAACTGGGTagactagcatgcatagatttcaaaatattttaaaacaataGTGAAAACAGATCTAGGTTAAATCTTTTAATCCCATATGCTATAAATCTAATCTACGTCTACTCAAATCTTGGACctaagatatgcatataatctaaaaattaaaaattaaaattgagatcggatctcaataccttaTGCGGATTGAAATACACCACAACTGATGATCTTAATTTGAAGGTTCTTGAGCCGCATACATTTCGACCTTGACAGAAATCCACTGAGATCAACTttgaacctttcttctcattGTAAATCATTTTTCTCTAAGTAAGATCTCAGCCTTTTGAATCTTTGATCAATCTTTGATCTTTGATCGTGAACTCAACACTTGAACTATAGCCTTTCTCTctgttccttgctgta
Protein-coding regions in this window:
- the LOC105034377 gene encoding thymidine kinase; the encoded protein is MDARHRSGEIHVILGPMFAGKTTTLLRRIQSESSNGRRVAMVKSNKDTRYAVDSIVTHDGAKMRCWAVPELSMFQPKLGVEAYDKLDVIGIDEAQFFEDLYDFCCHAADRDGKIVVVAGLDGDYLRRGFGSVLDIIPLADSVTRLTARCELCGQRAFFTLRKTEEKQTELIGGADVYMPVCREHYVHGQTNWSCNNCLVLSEGPVRLVP